A DNA window from Alphaproteobacteria bacterium contains the following coding sequences:
- a CDS encoding mandelate racemase/muconate lactonizing enzyme family protein produces MKIVGLKTFVVANPPPSFGGRYFVFLKLVSDDGIEGVGEVYAATFGPHVVQQMVADVFERHVLGIDPFHIEALWRRVYGSGYSLRPDISLMGVLSAIEMALWDIVGKAVEKPIYELLGGKVQERLRTYSYIYPEADETEAIYHDAELSARRAAEYVEKGFTAVKFDPAGPYSAFDPRQPSLESLARSEKFVRLLRDAVGDKADLLFGTHGQFTASGAIRLAKRLEPYDPLWLEEPTPPEMPEEMALVARATSIPVATGERLTTKYEFARVLECRAASILQMALGRVGGLLEAKKIAGMAEAHYAQIAPHLYCGPIEGAANVQLSACIPNFLILESIQTWGGFHAKILKKPIQWQAGYVIPPSDPGLGVELDEEVALAHPYTGDKLHLEMVDRPVQ; encoded by the coding sequence ATGAAAATCGTCGGTCTCAAGACCTTCGTGGTCGCCAATCCGCCCCCGTCATTCGGCGGGCGCTATTTCGTCTTCCTGAAACTCGTGAGCGACGACGGAATCGAGGGGGTGGGCGAGGTCTATGCCGCGACGTTCGGTCCCCACGTCGTTCAGCAGATGGTGGCGGACGTCTTCGAGCGTCACGTGCTCGGCATCGACCCGTTCCATATCGAAGCACTCTGGCGGCGCGTGTACGGTTCCGGCTACAGCTTGCGGCCCGATATATCGTTGATGGGCGTGCTCTCGGCAATCGAGATGGCGCTCTGGGACATCGTGGGAAAGGCGGTCGAAAAGCCGATCTACGAACTCTTGGGCGGCAAGGTGCAAGAGCGATTGCGCACCTATAGCTACATCTACCCCGAAGCCGATGAGACGGAAGCGATATATCACGATGCGGAACTTTCGGCGCGGCGCGCCGCCGAATATGTCGAGAAGGGCTTCACGGCGGTGAAGTTCGATCCGGCCGGTCCTTATTCCGCGTTCGACCCGCGACAGCCTTCGCTCGAATCCCTGGCGAGATCGGAAAAATTCGTCCGGCTGTTGCGCGACGCCGTCGGCGACAAGGCCGATCTTTTGTTCGGCACCCACGGCCAATTCACCGCATCCGGCGCCATTCGACTGGCGAAGCGGCTCGAGCCTTACGATCCCCTATGGCTCGAAGAACCGACGCCACCGGAAATGCCCGAAGAAATGGCGCTCGTGGCACGGGCCACATCGATCCCGGTTGCGACCGGCGAGCGCCTGACGACGAAATACGAATTCGCGCGCGTGCTCGAATGCCGTGCCGCCTCGATCCTGCAAATGGCGCTCGGGCGCGTCGGCGGCCTGCTCGAAGCGAAGAAGATCGCGGGCATGGCCGAGGCGCACTACGCCCAAATCGCGCCGCACCTCTATTGCGGGCCCATCGAGGGGGCGGCGAACGTGCAGCTTTCGGCCTGCATTCCGAATTTCCTGATCCTCGAAAGCATCCAGACCTGGGGCGGCTTCCACGCAAAAATCCTCAAAAAGCCGATCCAGTGGCAAGCAGGCTACGTCATTCCACCGTCGGACCCAGGGCTCGGCGTGGAACTCGACGAGGAAGTCGCTCTCGCTCATCCCTATACCGGCGACAAGCTTCATCTCGAAATGGTGGACCGGCCTGTCCAATGA
- a CDS encoding SRPBCC family protein, which translates to MSTTAEKSDHELLLTRLIAAPRHKLYRAWTDPALLKQWFAPLPYTTPVAELDVRPGGANFIVMRDPGGNEFPNRGVYLEVVENKRLVFTDAYVKAWEPSAKPFMTVILTFADEGGKTRYTARVRHWTAADRDTHEKMGFHEGWGRCADQLAALVAKI; encoded by the coding sequence ATGAGCACGACCGCCGAGAAATCGGACCACGAGCTTCTCCTGACTCGCCTGATCGCGGCCCCGCGCCATAAGCTTTATAGGGCGTGGACCGATCCGGCACTCCTCAAGCAGTGGTTCGCACCCCTGCCTTATACGACGCCCGTGGCCGAGCTCGATGTTCGTCCAGGCGGGGCCAATTTCATCGTCATGCGCGATCCCGGGGGCAACGAGTTTCCGAACCGCGGGGTCTATCTCGAGGTCGTCGAGAACAAGCGGCTCGTCTTCACCGACGCTTACGTCAAAGCTTGGGAGCCGTCGGCGAAGCCGTTCATGACGGTGATCCTGACATTCGCGGATGAAGGTGGGAAGACGCGCTATACGGCACGGGTGCGCCATTGGACCGCCGCCGATCGCGATACGCACGAGAAAATGGGCTTTCACGAGGGCTGGGGACGCTGTGCCGACCAGCTCGCGGCTCTCGTCGCGAAAATCTGA
- a CDS encoding ecotin precursor yields the protein MSYRKAAVSVAVAAAIAAAPISSASAHDHWHGHGGGLVFGLFAAGAAVLTGAVLLATAPIRAIAAPPEPVYAPAPAYAPAPAYAPAPAYAPAYAPASAYVAPAPGYYAPYRPTYVTPVPGTVTPVPGYYGAPQ from the coding sequence ATGTCGTACAGGAAGGCTGCAGTGTCTGTTGCGGTGGCGGCCGCGATCGCGGCAGCGCCGATCTCATCGGCTTCGGCTCACGATCATTGGCATGGCCACGGCGGCGGACTCGTGTTCGGATTGTTCGCGGCGGGGGCCGCGGTACTGACCGGTGCGGTGCTTCTGGCAACGGCGCCAATTCGCGCGATCGCAGCCCCGCCGGAGCCGGTCTATGCGCCGGCCCCCGCCTATGCGCCAGCACCTGCCTATGCACCGGCGCCTGCCTATGCGCCTGCCTATGCGCCGGCATCCGCATACGTCGCCCCCGCACCTGGCTATTATGCGCCCTACCGGCCCACCTACGTGACACCCGTGCCGGGAACCGTAACACCCGTCCCCGGATACTACGGCGCACCCCAATAA
- a CDS encoding SDR family oxidoreductase has protein sequence MDLKLDGRRALVTGSTAGIGLATARELALLGATVAINGRGEARVRQAIATLERDLRGRRFVPAPGDVGTAKGVAEVLKAVPDADILVNNAGIYEPKPFVEISDEEWLRYFEVNVLSGVRLARALAPGMASRRWGRIVFISSESGLQIPSEMVHYGMTKTAQLAVSRGLAESLAGTGVTVNSVLPGPTLSEGVAEFVKQMSTGDGPVDLEAVGTAFVKKVRPTSLIGRFASVEEVANMVAYICTPAASATTGSSLRVDGGVVRTIA, from the coding sequence ATGGACCTCAAGCTTGACGGTCGCCGCGCCTTGGTCACGGGATCGACGGCGGGAATCGGGTTGGCGACCGCACGCGAATTGGCCCTCCTCGGGGCCACGGTTGCCATCAATGGACGCGGCGAGGCGCGCGTCAGGCAAGCGATCGCGACACTCGAACGCGACTTACGCGGCCGCCGCTTCGTCCCCGCCCCCGGCGATGTCGGGACGGCCAAAGGGGTTGCCGAAGTGCTCAAGGCCGTGCCCGACGCCGATATCCTCGTCAACAATGCCGGCATTTACGAGCCGAAGCCGTTCGTTGAGATCAGCGACGAAGAGTGGCTTCGCTATTTCGAGGTCAATGTGCTGTCGGGGGTGCGCCTCGCCCGCGCCCTTGCCCCCGGCATGGCGTCGCGGCGATGGGGCCGGATCGTGTTCATCTCCTCGGAGTCCGGGCTCCAGATTCCGAGCGAGATGGTGCATTACGGCATGACCAAGACGGCACAGCTCGCGGTCTCCCGTGGCCTCGCCGAGAGTCTCGCGGGGACCGGCGTCACCGTCAACAGCGTGCTGCCGGGGCCAACACTCTCGGAAGGTGTCGCCGAGTTCGTCAAGCAAATGTCGACCGGCGATGGCCCTGTCGACCTCGAAGCCGTTGGCACCGCCTTCGTCAAAAAGGTCCGGCCGACCTCGCTCATCGGCCGCTTCGCCAGCGTCGAAGAGGTCGCGAACATGGTCGCCTATATCTGCACGCCGGCGGCAAGTGCGACGACCGGTTCCTCCCTCCGCGTCGACGGCGGTGTGGTGAGGACGATCGCGTAA